One part of the Anopheles coustani chromosome 2, idAnoCousDA_361_x.2, whole genome shotgun sequence genome encodes these proteins:
- the LOC131263567 gene encoding X-ray repair cross-complementing protein 5 isoform X1 has product MSRSTGLACMIILDVGRSTAVLTSKDKETFIQKSKILLSLLVQTKIFSAPHDQVGVVLMGTEETSNQLNDESGGYEHICEAFELKPPNWSILRTLENKITRSTKEANWFDALIVGTNYLRSGALGKKILNSNIILISPLHTRADADREQLERVTDTLREANCRFHVISNHVHHSATGDGAIFTSSGTFDDEQSKTEARRHNELQIERIVHDLEGTLADLNWAKERFAFFEPKSVRPTPWNSVLLIGTKIKLNISAYLQISEQKGVGPFKVDNIDGSSSKVQLKIEYFLNDKPIDTSTAELIVGYVYGSTVVPYDSTIDIEYKSGESRLDCLGFTAASNIFEEHLCGKGTYVVIAKKGCTASAHKLSALVTAMIEMQVIMIASKVYRKDTKPRLHALIPSYKKKHPCLVMLELIFQDEMSLLKFPPLSTGKHKPTPEQYDAVDHLIDSMNLMDGIDNDDGGSREAFAMQKTFNPTQQHVYRSVAHRATHPRDTSLPCMDEELKALINVPKKVAQRSFASLNEMKQLFELKEIQPKASNNWLQRMAKIKLGNEPSTSETIDSGLGMEEDDLLSGADRRTLVAVGTVTPAEDFALLLRRGEKFATVATQMQNVVHELLFASMRPPGDKVIAALMMYRGEAQKLGPYRYNEWMEDFKRTLLARHKEDFWNNVIVAERLGLINTSESDMSTVSVEQAEDFYRASVQTRKAADDTTDRDDIDADFLFDELNE; this is encoded by the exons ATGTCGCGTTCCACGGGG TTGGCCTGCATGATCAttttggacgttggaagaagcACAGCAGTATTAACTTCCAAGGATAAAGAAACGTTTATACAAAAGTCCAAAATTCTTTTGTCATTATTGGTCCAGACAAAG ATTTTCAGTGCACCCCATGACCAGGTCGGAGTCGTACTGATGGGAACAGAAGAAACCAGCAACCAGCTGAACGACGAGTCTGGCGGTTACGAGCATATTTGTGAAGCGTTTGAGTTAAAGCCACCCAATTGGTCGATATTGCGCAccttagaaaacaaaattacaagGAGCACCAAAGAAGCTAACTGGTTCGATGCTCTAATAGTAGGGACAAACTATCTTCGCTCGGGGGCgttgggaaaaaaaattttaaattccaaTATAATTCTTATATCTCCTCTCCACACGAGGGCCGACGCCGATCGCGAACAGTTGGAACGGGTGACGGACACCCTGCGGGAGGCGAACTGTAGGTTTCATGTCATTTCGAATCACGTGCATCATTCGGCGACCGGTGATGGGGCAATTTTTACTTCATCCGGGACGTTCGATGATGAGCAAAGTAAAACTGAAGCACGACGTCACAATGAATTGCAGATAGAGCGCATTGTACACGACTTAGAGGGTACGTTGGCCGATTTAAACTGGGCCAAGGAAAGGTTTGCATTTTTTGAGCCAAAATCCGTTCGGCCGACACCATGGAACAGTGTATTGCTGATCGGGACAAAGATAAAGCTTAATATTTCGGCATACCTGCAGATCAGTGAGCAGAAGGGCGTTGGGCCGTTTAAGGTGGACAACATCGATGGATCGTCATCGAAGGTCCAGTTGAAGATAGAATACTTTTTAAACGATAAACCTATTGATACGAGTACCGCCGAATTGATCGTTGGGTACGTGTATGGCTCCACGGTTGTGCCGTACGATAGCACGATCGACATAGAGTACAAATCTGGAGAGAGTCGGTTGGATTGTTTGGGTTTTACCGCGGCCAGCAATATTTTCGAGGAGCATTTGTGCGGGAAGGGAACCTACGTAGTGATAGCGAAAAAAGGTTGCACTGCATCGGCACACAAACTGTCTGCACTTGTGACGGCAATGATTGAAATGCAAGTGATTATGATTGCCtctaaagtataccgaaagGATACAAAACCGCGCCTGCACGCCTTAATACCATCATATAAGAAAAAACATCCTTGCCTTGTGATGCTGGAGCTAATTTTTCAAG atGAAATGAGCCTCCTGAAATTCCCGCCATTGTCAACtggaaaacataaaccaacaCCCGAGCAGTACGACGCTGTCGATCATCTGATCGATAGTATGAACCTGATGGATGGAATTGATAATGACGATGGCGGTTCGCGTGAGGCATTTGCGAtgcaaaaaactttcaacccTACTCAACAACACGTTTATCGCTCCGTTGCCCACCGGGCTACGCATCCCAGAGACACATCCTTACCCTGTATGGATGAAGAGCTGAAAGCGTTAATTAATGTCCCCAAAAAGGTTGCGCAACGTTCGTTCGCCTCattgaacgaaatgaaacaattatttGAATTGAAGGAGATACAGCCAAAAGCATCTAATAATTGGCTACAACGTATGGCTAAAATTAAACTAGGCAATGAACCGTCCACCAGTGAAACGATCGACAGTGGGCTTGGGATGGAGGAAGATGATCTTTTGTCCGGTGCTGATCGGAGAACCCTCGTTGCCGTGGGTACCGTTACACCGGCTGAAGATTTTGCCCTGCTGCTTCGTCGCGGTGAAAAATTTGCCACTGTGGCCACGCAGATGCAAAACGTGGTGCACGAGCTACTGTTTGCTTCAATGCGTCCACCAGGAGACAAGGTGATAGCCGCACTGATGATGTATCGTGGTGAGGCACAGAAATTGGGTCCCTACCGGTACAACGAATGGATGGAAGATTTTAAGAGAACCCTGCTTGCTCGGCATAAAGAGGACTTTTGGAATAATGTTATAGTAGCCGAAAGACTAGGTTTAATTAATACCAGTGAAAGTGACATGAGCACGGTCAGTGTAGAACAGGCTGAAGACTTTTACCGAGCGTCCGTGCAGACCAGAAAGGCTGCTGATGATACTACAGATAGGGATGATATTGATGcagattttctttttgatgaACTGAATGAGTAA
- the LOC131263578 gene encoding selenoprotein BthD-like: MPPRRKRTAAAKSTDTLAKKAKEETADETNDRKQSQDVGGGGPFVFIEHCKSUSVFKRKATEVHSELCELAPEQNFQLVLNESGKPRRGSFEIAIAKERDGKQVLVWSGLPKGPPRKDKFPDVKSILDDVLKALK, encoded by the exons ATGCCGCCTCGTCGCAAACGTACAGCTGCGGCCAAGTCCACAGAT ACTTTGGCAAAGAAGGCGAAAGAAGAAACTGCAGATGAAACAAACGATCGTAAGCAGAGTCAAgacgtcggtggtggtgggccCTTCGTGTTCATTGAGCACTGCAAATCATGATCCGTGTTCAAGCGCAAGGCGACAGAGGTCCATTCGGAACTGTGTGAGCTTGCGCCGGAGCAGAACTTCCAGCTTGTTCTGAATGAAAGTGGTAAGCCGCGTCGTGGTTCATTCGAGATTGCCATCGCCAAGGAGAGGGATGGTAAACAGGTGCTGGTTTGGTCTGGGCTGCCTAAGGGGCCGCCAAGAAAGGACAAATTCCCGGACGTGAAAAGCATCCTCGACGACGTCCTGAAGGCGTTGAAATAA
- the LOC131263577 gene encoding large ribosomal subunit protein uL13m, with the protein MSATQRVQQWATFARAWHIFDCTWQNPFEAASLIRKHLMGLHKPIYHPMNDCGDHVVVVNTSEIALPGDEWKKRAYFHHTGYAGGASWTLAWQLHEKDPTMIMKKAIYRAMKGNLQRRHTMQRLHLFKDSDVPKEILENVTNHIRQPRRVPERLDLIDPKLVQEFPKLMDYPKDYILR; encoded by the exons ATGTCAGCTACACAGCGAGTACAG CAATGGGCAACGTTTGCAAGAGCATGGCACATATTCGACTGCACCTGGCAAAACCCTTTCGAGGCAGCATCATTGataagaaaacatttaatGGGGCTGCACAAACCCATTTACCACCCTATGA ATGATTGCGGTGATCATGTTGTCGTCGTCAATACTTCCGAGATCGCCCTTCCcggagatgaatggaaaaagCGGGCTTACTTTCACCACACTGGGTATGCTGGGGGAGCGAGCTGGACTCTTGCGTGGCAACTTCACGAAAAAGATCCTACGATG ATAATGAAAAAAGCCATTTATCGAGCAATGAAAGGCAATCTTCAGCGTCGCCATACCATGCAGAGGCTACATTTGTTCAAGGACAGCGACGTGCCGAAGGAAATCTTGGAAAATGTCACCAACCACATACGCCAACCTCGCCGTGTTCCGGAACGGTTGGATCTCATCGATCCAAAGCTTGTGCAAGAATTTCCCAAGCTCATGGACTATCCAAAGGATTACATTCTCCGATGA
- the LOC131264044 gene encoding uncharacterized protein LOC131264044, protein MCNFLEAWMLPDDNFYPISMVNLFIPDQKQTVIVVSSTEQVFSVVVSDFDDAIGGKTDHFPFAKCDPETNIGAICGLKSVGTNVVVETANGKLMIHDYVENKLGCIESYSEIRPTEQGPDNRRLFVVSQKEERTVLEVTDTTNGFSAYSVSKSYVIAAECIDSRAKFSLRCFTVNETNQRFLGDFLGFSKFTNGEEVIVIAIYNQLFWLQQRSEGDCDLITVRCFSSNVVGFEFSECSICLTVLLEAGVLVVFNQSLHPDTVLVSNSFVYLQAPIEAHAFDKANNSFLYSNGLTTHRVRYHFSEETKQLVTETEDIPVCGVVAITLIENREIALLLTENRQFYTLPCTGNNRDIGQNSSRMVTLRKEMRGVTKRVTKILTDEVEYDKRLGQAIQYEHSHFNVLALYRNKDVFSRLSLFELSFHLEMPATQSNTVLINGSSKEAPLAFASVKIKVNLGFFNLLMEQKRWTVCLEYDEFVAMYPVQETFDAQGMFHATVFLCQSQLASGLPTFRASLFASIQNGGGNLLLNIPVPTSPSKPENDAGLFIRKMETKTSAQETPSDSQKLVHQNNAQAVECIDRRILTYCIQNDHSKTKAISFSSALENNNMDTWSVIAKPVSVGWQREKEVLFLKTHHPVALDLVKRFLLSYDEYSAEMKQREEKLKAMFLELQDVTTHEAIVGLFKRSRCSDITVD, encoded by the exons atgtgtAACTTTTTGGAAGCCTGGATGCTGCCAGACGATAATTTCTATCCAATTTCTATGGTGAACCTCTTCATTCCCgaccaaaaacaaacggtgATAGTAGTTTCTAGCACAGAACAAGTATTTTCGGTCGTAGTCAGTGATTTTGACGATGCAATTGGTGGAAAAACTGACCATTTCCCATTTGCCAAGTGCGATCCGGAGACGAACATCGGTGCAATATGCGGTTTAAAAAGTGTAGGGACgaatgttgttgttgaaacaGCGAATGGAAAATTGATGATACACGATtatgtggaaaacaaactaGGCTGCATTGAAAGCTACTCCGAAATCAGGCCTACGGAACAGGGACCCGATAATCGTCGGCTGTTCGTTGTGAGTCAAAAGGAAGAACGGACCGTTTTGGAAGTCACGGACACAACGAATGGATTTTCTGCGTACAGCGTTTCGAAAAGTTACGTGATCGCTGCCGAATGCATTGATTCTCGAGCTAAATTTTCCCTTAGATGCTTCACCGTTAATGAAACAAATCAACGATTTTTGGGCGACTTTCTCGGTTTCTCCAAATTTACCAACGGCGAGGAAGTGATAGTGATTGCAATTTACAATCAACTTTTCTGGCTACAGCAACGCAGCGAAGGCGACTGCGATTTGATAACTGTGCGGTGTTTCTCTTCGAATGTGGTCGGATTTGAATTTTCCGAATGTTCCATCTGCTTGACGGTACTGCTTGAAGCTGGCGTTCTGGTCGTGTTTAATCAATCACTACATCCGGACACAGTGCTTGTCTCAAACTCCTTTGTGTATCTGCAAGCTCCGATCGAAGCCCATGCATTTGATAAAGCAAACAACTCGTTCCTCTATTCCAATGGGCTAACCACGCACCGTGTACGGTATCATTTTTCGGAGGAAACTAAACAGCTTGTAACCGAAACGGAGGATATTCCTGTCTGTGGCGTAGTAGCGATCACGTTGATAGAAAACAGAGAGATCGCACTGCTGCTAACGGAAAACCGTCAATTTTATACACTTCCATGTACTGGTAACAACCGGGATATTGGCCAAAACTCATCGAGAATGGTAACACTTCGCAAAGAAATGCGAGGCGTAACGAAACGGGTGACGAAAATACTTACGGATGAAGTTGAGTACGACAAGCGGCTGGGCCAGGCGATTCAGTACGAGCATTCCCATTTTAACGTTTTAGCCTTGTACCGTAACAAGGACGTATTTAGCAGGCTTTCACTTTTTGAGTTATCATTTCATCTGGAAATGCCGGCAACCCAATCAAACACAGTGTTGATAAATGGAAGCAGCAAGGAAGCTCCACTTGCCTTTGCCAGTGTAAAAATAAAGGTGAATCTGGGATTTTTCAATCTGTTGATGGAACAAAAACGTTGGACAGTTTGCTTGGAATACGATGAATTTGTTGCGATGTACCCGGTTCAAGAAACTTTCGACGCACAAGGTATGTTCCATGCGACGGTGTTTTTGTGCCAGAGCCAGCTCGCATCTGGTTTGCCAACGTTTCGGGCGTCCCTGTTTGCGTCAATACAAAACGGTGGTGGTAATCTACTGCTTAACATTCCGGTACCAACGAGTCCCTCCAAGCCGGAGAACGATGCTGGGCTTTTtataagaaaaatggaaacaaagaCATCTGCACAAGAAACCCCCTCAGACTCGCAGAAACTTGTGCATCAAAACAATGCGCAAGCGGTTGAATGTATCGATAGGCGTATTCTTACTTACTGTATTCAGAATGACCATTCGAAGACGAAAGCAATAAGCTTTTCAAGCGCTCTCGAAAACAACAATATGGACACTTGGTCTGTGATCGCGAAGCCAGTCAGCGTTGGCTggcaaagggaaaaggaagTGCTTTTCCTAAAAACCCACCATCCGGTGGCCCTTGATCTGGTGAAACGATTTTTGCTATCGTACGATGAGTACAGCGCTGAAATGAAGCAAAGGGAGGAGAAATTAAAG GCAATGTTTTTGGAGCTACAGGATGTTACCACCCACGAGGCCATCGTCGGACTGTTTAAGAGATCTCGATGTAGCGACATAACTGTAGATTAA
- the LOC131263567 gene encoding X-ray repair cross-complementing protein 5 isoform X2, producing the protein MSRSTGIFSAPHDQVGVVLMGTEETSNQLNDESGGYEHICEAFELKPPNWSILRTLENKITRSTKEANWFDALIVGTNYLRSGALGKKILNSNIILISPLHTRADADREQLERVTDTLREANCRFHVISNHVHHSATGDGAIFTSSGTFDDEQSKTEARRHNELQIERIVHDLEGTLADLNWAKERFAFFEPKSVRPTPWNSVLLIGTKIKLNISAYLQISEQKGVGPFKVDNIDGSSSKVQLKIEYFLNDKPIDTSTAELIVGYVYGSTVVPYDSTIDIEYKSGESRLDCLGFTAASNIFEEHLCGKGTYVVIAKKGCTASAHKLSALVTAMIEMQVIMIASKVYRKDTKPRLHALIPSYKKKHPCLVMLELIFQDEMSLLKFPPLSTGKHKPTPEQYDAVDHLIDSMNLMDGIDNDDGGSREAFAMQKTFNPTQQHVYRSVAHRATHPRDTSLPCMDEELKALINVPKKVAQRSFASLNEMKQLFELKEIQPKASNNWLQRMAKIKLGNEPSTSETIDSGLGMEEDDLLSGADRRTLVAVGTVTPAEDFALLLRRGEKFATVATQMQNVVHELLFASMRPPGDKVIAALMMYRGEAQKLGPYRYNEWMEDFKRTLLARHKEDFWNNVIVAERLGLINTSESDMSTVSVEQAEDFYRASVQTRKAADDTTDRDDIDADFLFDELNE; encoded by the exons ATGTCGCGTTCCACGGGG ATTTTCAGTGCACCCCATGACCAGGTCGGAGTCGTACTGATGGGAACAGAAGAAACCAGCAACCAGCTGAACGACGAGTCTGGCGGTTACGAGCATATTTGTGAAGCGTTTGAGTTAAAGCCACCCAATTGGTCGATATTGCGCAccttagaaaacaaaattacaagGAGCACCAAAGAAGCTAACTGGTTCGATGCTCTAATAGTAGGGACAAACTATCTTCGCTCGGGGGCgttgggaaaaaaaattttaaattccaaTATAATTCTTATATCTCCTCTCCACACGAGGGCCGACGCCGATCGCGAACAGTTGGAACGGGTGACGGACACCCTGCGGGAGGCGAACTGTAGGTTTCATGTCATTTCGAATCACGTGCATCATTCGGCGACCGGTGATGGGGCAATTTTTACTTCATCCGGGACGTTCGATGATGAGCAAAGTAAAACTGAAGCACGACGTCACAATGAATTGCAGATAGAGCGCATTGTACACGACTTAGAGGGTACGTTGGCCGATTTAAACTGGGCCAAGGAAAGGTTTGCATTTTTTGAGCCAAAATCCGTTCGGCCGACACCATGGAACAGTGTATTGCTGATCGGGACAAAGATAAAGCTTAATATTTCGGCATACCTGCAGATCAGTGAGCAGAAGGGCGTTGGGCCGTTTAAGGTGGACAACATCGATGGATCGTCATCGAAGGTCCAGTTGAAGATAGAATACTTTTTAAACGATAAACCTATTGATACGAGTACCGCCGAATTGATCGTTGGGTACGTGTATGGCTCCACGGTTGTGCCGTACGATAGCACGATCGACATAGAGTACAAATCTGGAGAGAGTCGGTTGGATTGTTTGGGTTTTACCGCGGCCAGCAATATTTTCGAGGAGCATTTGTGCGGGAAGGGAACCTACGTAGTGATAGCGAAAAAAGGTTGCACTGCATCGGCACACAAACTGTCTGCACTTGTGACGGCAATGATTGAAATGCAAGTGATTATGATTGCCtctaaagtataccgaaagGATACAAAACCGCGCCTGCACGCCTTAATACCATCATATAAGAAAAAACATCCTTGCCTTGTGATGCTGGAGCTAATTTTTCAAG atGAAATGAGCCTCCTGAAATTCCCGCCATTGTCAACtggaaaacataaaccaacaCCCGAGCAGTACGACGCTGTCGATCATCTGATCGATAGTATGAACCTGATGGATGGAATTGATAATGACGATGGCGGTTCGCGTGAGGCATTTGCGAtgcaaaaaactttcaacccTACTCAACAACACGTTTATCGCTCCGTTGCCCACCGGGCTACGCATCCCAGAGACACATCCTTACCCTGTATGGATGAAGAGCTGAAAGCGTTAATTAATGTCCCCAAAAAGGTTGCGCAACGTTCGTTCGCCTCattgaacgaaatgaaacaattatttGAATTGAAGGAGATACAGCCAAAAGCATCTAATAATTGGCTACAACGTATGGCTAAAATTAAACTAGGCAATGAACCGTCCACCAGTGAAACGATCGACAGTGGGCTTGGGATGGAGGAAGATGATCTTTTGTCCGGTGCTGATCGGAGAACCCTCGTTGCCGTGGGTACCGTTACACCGGCTGAAGATTTTGCCCTGCTGCTTCGTCGCGGTGAAAAATTTGCCACTGTGGCCACGCAGATGCAAAACGTGGTGCACGAGCTACTGTTTGCTTCAATGCGTCCACCAGGAGACAAGGTGATAGCCGCACTGATGATGTATCGTGGTGAGGCACAGAAATTGGGTCCCTACCGGTACAACGAATGGATGGAAGATTTTAAGAGAACCCTGCTTGCTCGGCATAAAGAGGACTTTTGGAATAATGTTATAGTAGCCGAAAGACTAGGTTTAATTAATACCAGTGAAAGTGACATGAGCACGGTCAGTGTAGAACAGGCTGAAGACTTTTACCGAGCGTCCGTGCAGACCAGAAAGGCTGCTGATGATACTACAGATAGGGATGATATTGATGcagattttctttttgatgaACTGAATGAGTAA
- the LOC131263574 gene encoding uncharacterized protein LOC131263574, giving the protein MQFLRNSLSLSFISNPQSQPGNGTVNGDPGGAREGNDDGKLTPSPSASNLSDRSRYATVRSKLPIDVGSPPSAYSTPFQSPIVASRTYPVLSGAARALNGNGSNDNSNDGSNQERASKVYFIEQGQLQTEYELPERPGSRGTRLEDGIVNPAFTNDSGATMINMSSTQPSVIREQYWTWSCRCRREYTPREKVLLIVIFILVLVIGGLATYLGIVVDSDDSITGGILTRSALSLSPAQR; this is encoded by the exons ATGCAATTTTTGCGCAACAGCCTCTCGTTGTCGTTCATCAGCAACCCACAGAGCCAGCCGGGAAATGGTACGGTGAATGGTGATCCCGGTGGTGCCCGGGAAGGTAACGACGATGGCAAACTCACACCCTCACCGTCCGCGTCCAACCTCAGCGATCGGTCGCGGTACGCAACGGTACGATCGAAGCTGCCGATCGACGTCGGCAGCCCACCATCGGCGTACAGCACCCCGTTCCAGAGTCCGATCGTTGCCAGCCGGACCTATCCGGTGCTGAGTGGGGCAGCGCGGGCGCTCAACGGAAACGGAAGTAACGACAACTCGAACGATGGTTCGAATCAGGAACGGGCCAGCAAGGTGTACTTCATCGAACAGGGGCAGCTGCAAACGGAATACGAACTACCGGAACGACCCGGGAGTCGAGGAACGAGGCTTGAGGATGGTATCGTCAATCCTGCCTTCACCAACGACTCTGGTGCCACAATGATAAACATGTCCAGCACGCAACCGAG CGTCATACGGGAGCAGTACTGGACCTGGTCTTGCCGGTGCCGCCGAGAGTATACCCCTCGGGAGAAGGTTCTGCTAATAGTGATCTTCATTCTGGTGCTGGTCATTGGAGGTCTCGCAACATATCTGGGCATTGTGGTGGACAGTGATGATAGTATTACTG GTGGCATCCTGACGAGGAGTGCACTATCCCTATCTCCAGCTCAGCGGTAA
- the LOC131263570 gene encoding actin-binding protein IPP: MPPLNSFNGNNCGDIICSLGSQTPSTPSDLSHSQVGGGGGGGGGTVTGPGGSSAKPKFTCPHYAQKMLLNLNALRLDSRFCDVEIKVGGGTTVHAHRAVLSASSAYFEAMFRPELGLSEGKQRTVTLHSIRADILELLVDFIYTGQIEIEQSNVQELLAAADMLQVPEVVDGCCEYLCRELHSTNALGILRFAEAHNCRQLADVAANFVHSNFPKVALEDELLDIPHTLLVKVISSEALRVDSEYQVFNAALRWIQHDVVPRRQYVFEILSHVRIALVPVGLIDQAIADCRDVSLKIALRSVRKDLTSRRGQLVPLRVCPRVCAKKSIYVIGGSRREQSAGWTPTDWIFESVIKYDIFRCEWIESAPMEIGRILPGVAALGGKIYVIGGERGSQILANGEVFDTQNNNWEPMAPMNVPRCEFGLCTLGGTLYAMGGWIGEDIGGSIECYDPMKNAWRMVGDLPEPKFSMGVVSFEGLIYIVGGCNNHSRYLTDLISYNPVTNEWTNLARMPTARCSMGVAILDRHLYVVGGNSSQQEVLRTVERYSFDEDKWSMVSPMTVRRSSPAVAAADGLLYVAGGDQPCEINFYRAQITIASFECFDPITDQWKVCPDLPTSRSEAGAVVV; the protein is encoded by the exons ATGCCTCCGCTGAACAGTTTCAATGGCAACAACTGTGGGGACATCATTTGTTCCCTCGGTTCACAAACTCCCAGTACGCCATCGGATTTGTCACACTCTCAGGttggcggaggaggaggaggaggaggaggaacagTGACCGGTCCGGGTGGCAGTAGTGCCAAGCCAAAGTTCACCTGTCCACATTACGCCCAGAAGATGCTGCTCAACCTGAACGCACTTCGGCTGGACTCGCGCTTCTGTGATGTGGAGATCAAAGTTGGCGGCGGAACGACGGTCCACGCCCACCGGGCCGTCCTGAGTGCGAGTTCGGCGTACTTCGAGGCCATGTTTCGGCCGGAGCTAGGACTGAGCGAGGGCAAGCAACGGACGGTCACGCTGCACTCGATACGGGCGGACATCCTGGAGCTGCTGGTCGACTTCATCTACACCGGACAGATCGAAATCGAACAG AGTAACGTACAGGAATTGCTGGCCGCGGCCGATATGCTGCAGGTGCCGGAGGTGGTGGACGGATGCTGCGAATACCTCTGCCGAGAGTTACATTCCACGAACGCGCTCGGTATCTTGCGCTTTGCGGAGGCACACAACTGCCGCCAGCTCGCCGACGTAGCCGCAAACTTTGTCCACAGCAACTTCCCGAAGGTGGCGCTCGAAGACGAACTGCTCGACATTCCGCACACGCTGCTCGTTAAGGTGATATCGTCCGAGGCGCTGCGTGTCGACAGCGAGTATCAGGTGTTTAATGCAGCCCTGCGCTGGATCCAGCATGACGTTGTCCCACGCCGGCAGTATGTGTTCGAGATACTGTCGCACGTTCGCATCGCGCTGGTTCCGGTCGGATTGATCGATCAGGCGATCGCCGATTGTCGCGATGTGTCGCTCAAGATAGCGCTACGCTCGGTGCGGAAAGATCTGACCTCGCGCCGCGGCCAACTGGTGCCGCTGCGCGTTTGCCCGAGGGTTTGCGCAAAGAAAAGCATCTATGTGATTGGTGGGTCGCGGCGGGAGCAGTCGGCCGGTTGGACACCGACCGATTGGATTTTCGAGTCGGTCATCAAGTACGACATCTTCCGCTGCGAGTGGATCGAATCGGCCCCGATGGAGATTGGACGCATACTGCCCGGGGTGGCGGCCCTCGGTGGTAAGATCTATGTGATCGGAGGCGAACGGGGCAGCCAGATACTGGCCAATGGGGAAGTGTTCGACACGCAGAACAACAATTGGGAACCGATGGCACCGATGAATGTGCCGCGGTGCGAGTTTGGACTGTGCACACTGGGCGGCACGCTGTACGCGATGGGTGGATGGATCGGTGAGGACATTGGCGGGTCGATCGAGTGCTACGATCCGATGAAGAACGCGTGGCGCATGGTGGGGGATTTGCCGGAACCGAAATTTAGCATGGGCGTCGTGAGCTTCGAAG GACTTATCTACATCGTTGGCGGATGCAACAACCACTCTAGATATTTAACCGATCTTATAAG CTATAATCCGGTAACGAACGAATGGACCAACCTTGCACGCATGCCAACGGCTCGCTGTTCGATGGGCGTAGCCATTCTTGATCGGCATCTGTACGTCGTCGGTGGAAATAGCAGTCAGCAGGAGGTTCTCCGCACTGTTGAGCGGTATAGTTTCGACGAAGACAAATGGTCCATGGTGTCGCCGATGACGGTCCGTCGTTCCAGTCCCGCCGTCGCTGCCGCCGATGGCCTACTGTATGTTGCTGGTGGTGATCAACCGTGCGAAATCAACTTTTACCGAGCGCAGATTACGATCGCGTCATTCGAGTGCTTCGATCCGATCACGGACCAATGGAAAGTCTGTCCGGATCTGCCGACGAGCAGGTCGGAGGCAGGTGCGGTCGTGGTTTAG